A genomic stretch from Achromobacter spanius includes:
- a CDS encoding MDR family MFS transporter, translating to MPAPTPSTPHSPGQVLPFRQTLLAMLGMCFVMMMVAIDQTVVGTALPTIVAELKGFELYAWVATSYLLTSVITVPIFGRLGDYYGRKPFVVAAIILFTLASALCGAADSMLSLVLARALQGIGGGMLVGTAFASIPDLFPDPHVRLRWQVMLSSAFGIANAVGPTLGGALTEHYGWRSVFYVNLPIGILGLWFVARYLPHLRNHTAGKVRLDWQGALLVALALGSLQLLVELLPKEGISGPIMLLGLGSIASFVLLIWWEKRCPHPLLPLDMFRNRGLATLFTLALLVGVTMYSLLFYAPLLLQGGFGLSPQDAGMLITPMVVFITVGSIINGRIITRIRNPNRMLYAGFLLMALSCLGIVTTHSYTSHVLIAVYMLMAGLGMGFIMPNLTVFAQQTAGRTHLGIATALLQSLRMIGGMLGTAVVGTMVSHSYFSGVESTLHGASAQWLPELNDPQMLVNPAAQTQFLAQLAHQGQDGTSLIEIARVALVGAIHEGQLIALAVAIFALWCVRRVPLVQLARPSKAEPAGVGE from the coding sequence ATGCCCGCCCCCACCCCAAGTACCCCACATTCACCCGGCCAGGTGCTGCCCTTCCGGCAAACGCTGCTGGCCATGCTGGGCATGTGCTTTGTCATGATGATGGTCGCCATCGACCAGACGGTCGTGGGCACCGCGTTGCCCACCATCGTGGCCGAGCTCAAGGGCTTCGAACTGTACGCCTGGGTCGCCACGTCCTACCTGCTGACCTCGGTCATCACCGTGCCTATCTTCGGCCGCCTGGGCGACTACTACGGTCGCAAGCCCTTCGTGGTGGCCGCCATCATCCTTTTCACGCTGGCCTCGGCCCTGTGCGGCGCGGCCGACAGCATGCTATCGCTGGTGCTGGCGCGGGCCTTGCAGGGCATCGGCGGCGGCATGCTGGTGGGCACCGCGTTCGCCTCCATCCCCGACCTGTTTCCCGACCCGCACGTGCGCCTGCGCTGGCAAGTGATGCTGAGTTCGGCCTTCGGCATTGCCAACGCCGTCGGCCCCACGCTGGGCGGCGCGCTGACCGAGCACTATGGTTGGCGGTCCGTGTTCTACGTGAACCTGCCGATCGGCATCCTGGGCCTGTGGTTCGTGGCACGCTACCTTCCGCATCTGCGCAACCACACGGCCGGCAAGGTCCGCCTGGACTGGCAAGGCGCCCTACTGGTCGCGCTGGCGCTGGGCAGCCTGCAACTGCTGGTGGAACTGCTGCCCAAGGAAGGAATAAGCGGCCCCATCATGCTGCTGGGCCTGGGCAGCATCGCCTCGTTCGTGCTGCTGATCTGGTGGGAAAAGCGCTGCCCGCATCCCCTCTTGCCGCTGGACATGTTCCGCAACCGCGGCCTGGCCACGCTGTTCACGCTGGCGCTGCTGGTGGGCGTAACGATGTATTCGCTGCTGTTCTATGCGCCGCTGCTGCTGCAAGGCGGCTTTGGCCTGTCGCCGCAGGACGCCGGCATGCTGATCACGCCCATGGTTGTGTTCATTACCGTGGGCAGCATCATCAACGGCCGCATCATCACCCGCATCCGCAATCCCAACCGCATGCTCTACGCGGGCTTTCTGCTGATGGCGCTGTCATGCCTGGGCATCGTCACCACCCACAGCTACACGTCGCATGTGTTGATTGCCGTCTACATGCTGATGGCCGGCCTGGGCATGGGCTTCATCATGCCCAACCTGACGGTGTTCGCGCAGCAGACCGCGGGCCGCACGCACCTGGGCATCGCCACGGCGCTGTTGCAATCGCTGCGCATGATTGGCGGCATGCTGGGCACGGCGGTCGTCGGCACCATGGTCAGCCACAGCTATTTCAGCGGCGTCGAGTCCACGCTGCACGGCGCGTCGGCGCAATGGCTGCCGGAACTGAACGACCCGCAGATGCTGGTCAACCCGGCGGCGCAAACGCAGTTCCTGGCACAATTGGCGCATCAAGGCCAGGACGGTACGTCGCTGATCGAGATTGCGCGAGTCGCGCTGGTGGGCGCCATCCATGAAGGGCAACTCATCGCGCTGGCCGTCGCCATCTTCGCGCTCTGGTGCGTGCGGCGCGTGCCGCTGGTGCAATTGGCCCGCCCATCCAAGGCGGAGCCCGCCGGCGTCGGAGAATAG
- a CDS encoding MarR family winged helix-turn-helix transcriptional regulator yields MPRQQQGLQVIQHMGQTYRVMQSAFSSKVGHALPRWRILLALHENGQCSQKHLAERCRLDPASLTRQLQAMEKMGWIARAVDAQDNRLTNATLTAAGQVVVNEALPKRAAFFEEALKGLSAADVDTLNRVLSVLEANFLRAAGDKAGG; encoded by the coding sequence TTGCCCAGACAACAACAAGGCCTGCAAGTCATCCAGCACATGGGGCAGACGTACCGCGTCATGCAAAGCGCATTCAGCAGCAAGGTAGGCCACGCCCTGCCTCGCTGGCGCATCTTGCTGGCGCTGCATGAAAACGGACAGTGTTCGCAAAAGCATCTGGCTGAGCGTTGCCGGCTGGATCCCGCGTCATTGACCCGGCAGTTGCAGGCGATGGAGAAAATGGGCTGGATAGCGCGTGCCGTGGATGCTCAGGACAACCGGCTGACAAATGCCACGTTGACGGCCGCTGGGCAGGTGGTGGTGAATGAAGCGCTGCCTAAACGGGCGGCGTTTTTTGAAGAGGCGTTGAAGGGGTTGAGCGCGGCGGACGTGGATACGCTGAACCGGGTGCTGAGCGTGCTGGAAGCGAATTTTTTACGGGCGGCGGGGGATAAGGCGGGGGGGTGA